AGAATCGGCAATTGCTATTATTGGCTTCCCTGCAGCAAGAATATTATAGGTCTTGCTGGGGACACCAAGCCCTGTCATTCCGGATGCGAGACTAACAATACCGACATCACACGCATTAAGAAAAAACTGTTGTTCTCTGCGTGGCATCGAATTAAAAACTGTAACATTCGTTAGCTGTCGCGATCCAACCTGTTCAATAAGCCATTTTTTCTTTGCCCCCTCCCCAACGAAAATAAAATGTATATTTTCACTCTTAAGAATTTCTGCGGCCATAATTATATGCTCAATTCCCTGCACTCTTCCAATGTTGCCGGCAAATTGGACAACAAAACATTTCTCAAGATGCAGGTCTTTGATAATTTTATTCGCATTGCGTTCATCGGGATAAATATCCGTTGTATCCGCCCAATTCGTAATTACGGTAATTTCCGGATTATCACTATTAATTTTATGCATCATTATTTTCTTCATATCCCTGCCAATAACGATAATGTGTTCCGCGCTATTGTAAGCTAAATTGAAAAGTCGAACAAGGATACGAAATAAAAGTGAATCTCCATAAAGAAGTTTTGCCGCTTCTAAATTTTCCGGAAAGACATCGTGGGTAAGAATAATTAAGGATGAACGGGTAAATCGGCAGACCAGACACATCAGAATAAGCAACAGGGCAGGATTAGTAACAATAAAGACAGTATCACCTTTTTTTATCATTTTTATTGTCTTTACCGCTAATTTAAAACTCCGTAAAATAGACCCTATCAAGCGAGAAACAATTTTGTTCTTGTTTATGCTTACCGTCTTTATTCTTTCTATCTTAACCCTATTTCTGATTTCTGAATCAGGCGCTGCTTTCAAACCTGAGTAGTCAGGGGGACATGTTATTACCTGAACAGGAAAAGTTTCAACAAGCCCTTCTGCTATCTTTGTTACGATATATCCTGTAGATGTTTCTTCCGGATAATAAAATTCGGAAACCACAAAAATCATCCGCGCTATCCTTTACTCCTTTACATTAAAACCTATTTTTTCAAGTCTTCGTAAATAAAATCTAACTTCATTAAAAGCTTTTTCATTCCTTCAATATCCAATCTTTCTGTATTGTGGGAATGATAATCTTCAAATTTTGGCATATTCTCTAAACCTTCTGAAAAATATATCGCGTAATTCAAATCACGGTTATCCGCAGGAATTTGATAATAATCACCCAAATCTACAGCCCTATTTTTTTCTTCACGTGTCAATAAATATTCATATAATTTTTCTCCATGCCTGGTACCAATCACTTTTATTTCGGTTTTACTTTTATATAAATCAATTAACGCTTCCGCCAAAATTTGAATAGTAGCCGCGGGCGCTTTCCGAATAAACATATCACCCGGATTCCCATT
The DNA window shown above is from bacterium and carries:
- a CDS encoding glycosyltransferase family 4 protein; the encoded protein is MIFVVSEFYYPEETSTGYIVTKIAEGLVETFPVQVITCPPDYSGLKAAPDSEIRNRVKIERIKTVSINKNKIVSRLIGSILRSFKLAVKTIKMIKKGDTVFIVTNPALLLILMCLVCRFTRSSLIILTHDVFPENLEAAKLLYGDSLLFRILVRLFNLAYNSAEHIIVIGRDMKKIMMHKINSDNPEITVITNWADTTDIYPDERNANKIIKDLHLEKCFVVQFAGNIGRVQGIEHIIMAAEILKSENIHFIFVGEGAKKKWLIEQVGSRQLTNVTVFNSMPRREQQFFLNACDVGIVSLASGMTGLGVPSKTYNILAAGKPIIAIADSESEVGLLIQEDKVGWIVAPADPEGLASAIREARGFSRLCEMGRRAREIAESKYSFKVIIAKYREILDRYESKH